AGAAATTTGAAACTTCTGCTATCGTTAAAGtgaaatgtataatttaagCATCTGACGCAAACATTTGTTGTGCTTCATTAGTGAATAATGTAGGCATGACTATTTTGTCTAGGCTTTATGTGATAATAATCTAAATTGCCAAGTTACTTAATCCAACTTCCTGAACCCTCTCTTTGGGTCCTTATACATGATATTTCAATATATGAGATGATATGTTATTTCAGGGCATAAGAGGAGGCTAAGGagttctcttctttttttggaATGGTTAAGTGATCCCTTTTAATggcttattttttattgtgcatGCATTAAAAAAATGCTGTGATGAATCTATGGGAAATGCTTAGTATTAATCAAACACTTAATCCCATCATATTTCCTGGAAAATCTAGGAGGAGGTTACCACGTTACAGGCTAATATTTCACGTTACAACTATTGTGTACTAGTTTCATAAAAGCAATATAGGTTTAACTAACATTCCTTTGTGTTAACggtcatatatttatttacttaatatgTCTTAATGTGTTACTTTTGTGTAGAGTGTGAAAAGATATAGAGTATGGATCGTGAATGGGTAAAGAACCCGAATAGGGTATCTCCTCAGTATGTGGCAGGGATAGAAGAATTTATAACTATTGCAAAAGAGAGTTTGAATTCTGCGGGGTTAACTCTATGCCCATGCTTAAACTGTGCTAATAGGAGGTTGCAAAGTATAGATGTCATTAGAGCTCATTTGATTAAAAAGGGAATTGATAACTCATACACACGATGGGTGTACCATGGTGAGGAAGAATCTGAGGAGGAAGAAGGTGTGGGCAACGAGGAATTCTTTAATGAGCAATTTGATGGATTGGGAGAAGGATTGCACGATGCGGCTGGTGTTGACCTTTTTAATATTGGGCCTACGAGTGACTTTGTTGGAAATGAACGACCAGCTATTGAAGAAGCCCGTTATGAGAAGCTATATGAAGCTTTAAATAATCCTGTATATAATGGATGTGAAAACTTCTCTGCTTTAACCTTTGTTGTGAAGCTGATGAATATAAAAGTGATGAACAAGTGGAGTGATAATTCTTTTGAGATGCTATTGAAGCTAATCCATGAGGTGCTCCCAAAGGGTAATAATTGTCCAGAGAACTATTATGACACTAGAAGATTGCTTTGTGATCTCGGTTTGGGTTATGAGCATATTGATGTTTGTCTATATGATTGTGCTATCTTCTATGGTGAACATAGTAATGCTACAATATGTCCTGTTTGTAAATATAGTCGCTATGTTCGTAACAAGATTCCGCATAAGAGGTTGCGATACTTCCCTGTCACGCCTCGTCTGAAGCGGTTATATAGCTCACGACACACAGCTAGAGACATGCGTTGGCATAAAGAAATTCGTGCGGAAGAGCCTGGAGTGTTGCGTCATCCTGCTGATGGGAAGGCTTGGAAGCACTTTGATGAGTTGTACCCTGACTTTGCTGCTGATTCAAGGAATGTACGATTGGGGTTAGCTTCAGATGGGTTCAATCCATTTAGCAATATGTCGACAACACATAGTATATGGCCAGTCATTTTGATGCCTTATAACATGCCGCCTTGGCGTTCAATGCATAAGAGCAACTACCTCTTAACGTTGTTGATTCCAGGACCAAAGTCCCCTGGTAAGGACTTTGATGTATTTTTAAGACCCCTTGTGGATGAGCTTAAAGTTTTATGGTGTAACGGAGTTCAAGCATACGATGAATACTCCCGATCAAGTTTCACTCTTCGTGCAACAGTTATGTGGACAATTAGCGACTTCCCTGCTTATGCTTACTTATCTGGGTGGAGCACTATGGGTAAATTGGCATGTCCGATATGCCTTGAGGATACTCGTTCCAGACGAATTCGGGGAAAACAATGTTATACAGGGCACAGATGCTTCTTAAGTAAAACACACCCGTGGCGAAGGAGTACAGAGTATGACGGAAAACCAGAAAAAAAGGGGACCACCTCGTCAATTTTCCAGTGATGATATTTTGTTGCAGTTAGAAGAGGTACCTATATGCACCCCTGGTAAAGCACCTAATAATGATGATAGAAAACGTAAACGTGGTGTTGATGAGTTGAATTGGTCAAAAAAGAGTATATTGTTTGAACTACCATATTGGTCAAAGCTATTGATGCGTCATAATCTTGATGTCATgcatattgaaaaaaatgtttgtGATAATATTGTTGGAACCTTGTTAAATGATCCCATGAAGTCGAAGGATACTGTGAAGGCACGTTTAGACTTGGAGGATCTTAACATTCGTAAAGAATTATGGTTGAAGGAGCGGaatggaaaatttgagaaaccTCATGCAAATTACACGTTGAGTAAATCAGATTGTGAGGGATTTTGTGACTTTATCAAGTCAATTCGCTTACCGGATGGGTATGCTTCAAACATCAGTCGTTGTGTGACAGACTCTCATACACTTGGTGGGATGAAAACACATGATTGTCATGTATTGCTCCAAAAAATACTACCAGTGGCCATTCTCCCATACTTAGACAAGAAAATACGAGCCACACTAATTGAGTTTTGtcaattctttcaaaaattaagtgCCAAGACTCTATATGTCAACAAACTTGAGAATATGAAGACAGGGATTGTTATCATACTATGTAAACTTGAAAAGATATTTCCTTTGTCATTCTTTACAATCATGGTTCACTTATGTGTGCATTTACCTGAACAAGCATTGTGGGGTGGACCAGTCAGTTCAAGGTGGATGTTTGGCATTGAACGTCGCATGGGTACATATAAGGGATACGTTCGTAACTTTTCACGCCCTGATGGTTCCATTACTGAAGCATATGTTGTTGATGAGGCTGTGACATTTTTATCTCGATATTTGCATAATATTGAGACAAGATTCACACGTCTAGAACGTAATTGGGATGTACCTTGTACACAACATAAGATGGAGTTATTTAACAATAAGATTCGTACGATGGGGGCCTCTAAATTTGGTAAGCTAGGGGTTTTTGACCATGTGGTGCAATGGTACCTTTTGAATAACTGCGGAGATGAACTTGATGGTTACATAAAGTGAGTTGggtacatataaaatatttttaaaatgtaattaatggGTCATTCTAAAATAAGTATTGACCAGTTGTTTCATTACAGTGAGCATAAAGAAGTATTGCGTTTGAGAAATGTGCGGGAAGAAGATTTCGAAGTCGTACAAAAACATGAATTTCCTTCTTGGTTCAAGAACAAGGTTAAaatcttctatatatatatatatttattttttgtaattcgTCTTAAATTATTATCTCTAATATTAGCTGTCTACAGATGGCTAATCTTAGAGTCAATGGCGATCCTAAAGCAACTGATGATTTGTACTCATTGTCACAATATGCGGATGATCGTTACACAATTTGGCATAGTTGCATTGTTAATGGCGTTAGATTTCGCTGCAAAGAACGTGATGATAAGTTCAAGACACAATGTAGTGGAGTTTGTACAGAGGGTGATTATGAGAGTAGTGATTTCACATATTATGGTGTTCTACTTGAAATTTTAGAATTGGATTTCATCTATCAACGTACGGTATTCATGTTTCGTTGCAAGTGGTACAATACTGATccgaaaggaaaaagaatagtggttaataataatttgacatCACTTGACATTACATCTAATTGGTATGCTgaagatccatttattttggCCACACAAGCTCAACAAGTTTTTTACCTAAATGATCGAAGTCGGGGAAAGAATTGGATGATTGTACAAAAGGTAAATCATAGGAACATATATGATATAATTGAGCATGACGATGATGAAGAGAGGGTGAACGATGATATCTTTCAAGAGGAAGAATCTAGTGAGTTACCGCATTTTCAGCCAACGGAAGAGGTAGTCGACACGTCTTTATTGGTTCGACAAAATGAAGAACCAATAAGTTTTCCTCATGAGTTAGTGGTTAAATTACGTAGTGAACAAACATTTCTTAATGATCGAGAACATAACTTGGAAGATATTGAGGATTATGATGACGACGGTAGATTTTTTATTACCGATGAAGTAACTTTAGAATCTGAGACTGATGACGACTCTGATGACCCAGATCTTgatgacaatgatgatgatgatgcatgattttttattatagttCTTACATGGCTCCTGGTGGGCGAAGGGGTAGGGGTGGACGAAGAGGACGGGTTGAAGGACAAACAAATCCTATTGTTGCCCCCACTACATCAGATTCTGGTTTGTtgcatttaaatttattgttaatttcaGGATTTTTCCAACACTTATATTTGGTGCTTATATGCATGTTCATTTTTATATAGGAGAACATATTGGAGGACAGACAGAGCCTATTGCTGCCCCCATTACATCACATTCTGGTTTCTACCAACCT
This genomic stretch from Diospyros lotus cultivar Yz01 chromosome 1, ASM1463336v1, whole genome shotgun sequence harbors:
- the LOC127794292 gene encoding uncharacterized protein LOC127794292, which produces MDREWVKNPNRVSPQYVAGIEEFITIAKESLNSAGLTLCPCLNCANRRLQSIDVIRAHLIKKGIDNSYTRWVYHGEEESEEEEGVGNEEFFNEQFDGLGEGLHDAAGVDLFNIGPTSDFVGNERPAIEEARYEKLYEALNNPVYNGCENFSALTFVVKLMNIKVMNKWSDNSFEMLLKLIHEVLPKGNNCPENYYDTRRLLCDLGLGYEHIDVCLYDCAIFYGEHSNATICPVCKYSRYVRNKIPHKRLRYFPVTPRLKRLYSSRHTARDMRWHKEIRAEEPGVLRHPADGKAWKHFDELYPDFAADSRNVRLGLASDGFNPFSNMSTTHSIWPVILMPYNMPPWRSMHKSNYLLTLLIPGPKSPGKDFDVFLRPLVDELKVLWCNGVQAYDEYSRSSFTLRATVMWTISDFPAYAYLSGWSTMGKLACPICLEDTRSRRIRGKQCYTGHRCFLSKTHPWRRSTEYDGKPEKKGTTSSIFQ